In Aulosira sp. FACHB-615, the genomic window TGATAAGATATCGGGCATGGGCTTGTTGTGGCTTTTGAGTTGTCGTTTGGGAAGACAATAACTCTACTACATCAGCCCTCTCTCTTCATCCTCTTATTTTGGCGAAGGTATTGTATTAAACAATAAGAGCAAGTTACAACCTCATTGATTTGGTCGATGAGGTTATTTTAAATGTGCAACTGACTAACTCATCGGGTCATCCCGACCAATCCCCAGTTCTCGCAACTTGGCTTTAATAGATTCCCACTCCGTCCCACAGTAGTAATATTGTTTGTCTTTAACATTGGCTAAATAAAGCCCTGGCTTACCCCCATTAATCCGAAATAAAGCTACCAGGACGTTGAGTTTGGTTAGTTCATGTCTCTGAAGGATTGAATCTAAATCAGTGGATACGCCGCGAGGATTGTAAAAAACTTGGCCACCGTGAAAAAACCACTGCGTTCCCTCGCGTTCGTAAATTTGTAGGTAAATCGGTGCGTGAATCTTGACCATATTCAAATTTTAGTAGAATTAAGAAAGCGTCAAGCGGTTTTAGTGAATAATTGTTCCCAAGCAGTTTTTGAAATGATGACGTACTCACCAGAGGCAATCGCGTCTAAAAATTCGCCAGTTGCACCATCATTGCCGTAGATAAAATTATTTTTCGCTGCTTCTTGTCGCCACCAAAGACGTGTACCTTCTTTGACTCGCACGTTAATTGTTTCTTTATTGCCCAGACTTCTCTCTTAAGTCTGCTTGACAGTTTAGAATAACATCGTGTTGGGCTAAATGCAAAGATGGAAGCGATCTCCACAAAAATTTTGCAATCGAGAGTGTCCGACTTTTATCATTGAATCTGTCACAGCAGTCCCCTTGCGAGGATTTCACTTGCAGTAACGAGCCTCCGCAAATTTTCGGAAGCTTGAATTTTGCTTCAGCCCCCACTCGCCAACTCCAAAAAACCCAAAAGCCCCTCCCCAACATCCGTCAAATACGGTCGCTTCAACTCCCCCAAGTACCTCAGCACTGCTTTTGCAACTTCCTCCAGATTCTCACACGAGCGCAACCGAGTGATGCGATCGCACACCTGCTGCATCTGCTGGCATTCCTGGGGCAGGTAATCGAATGACTTGAGATGCTGCACCCCTACAGTAAGTTCACCATCCCAAAGCCTAACAGTGCAACTGAAGTCATGGACGGCAACCACTATGCACCAACAACCGCTTTTACCCCTGAGTTCGGGGTTATCCTTTGCAAGGATTTGGCAGACTTCACCGATTTGGTAGGTGTTGGGTACTTTGGTACGCTCCATAATTCGTTGCACAACGTCCTTGACGATGCGGCCAGTTGGCACTTTGCCCTTGGCTTCTTCCACTGCCATTTGCCAAACTTCATACTGCTGTTGGGGTTCAAGCTTTGCGAGAGGGCGCACTTGTACTTCTGATGTGGGCAAAATTTGGGAACTATTAGTTCCCATTTCTTCTACTTGTTCATTTTGGGAACTATTAGTTCCCATTTTTATATTGTCAACTATCACTGAACCAGCTATTAAATAGTTCACATGGCGGTAAGTATAGCTAAACCTGTCCTTACAGTATTCCTCAAATGTGCGGTGAGTGGATCTGTACAATCTGCGATCGCGCAATTCTGCCAGTGCTTTACCCGCTTCAAAAAACGCCCTCTCCACTTTTCGCTCAAGGTGCAAGCGATCGCTCTGCTCCTGCTCGGTTAATTCAGGAACTTCAACCGCAGAAACGTCAATGATTGCAGAAGCTGGGTCTTCTGAAGGGGCGATGTCTGAGTTGGGTGATTCTGGATTACTGAATGTGGCAGAGGTGGTTTTGTTGCGCTTACGGGATGATTTGTCCATGAATCCACCTCAACCCCCACATTTAAGCCGCTTGTTGTCGATGCTCTATTAAATTCAGTAAAGGGGGAAATATTCTCGATTTATCACCAGAAACCAGCACAAACACGGCATTGGTCGAGAATGGTTCTCGAATATAGTTATAAAGAATAACAAACGCTCTGGTCGTCAGATAATGAGCATTTCTTAGTAAAACTACTACTTTACGCCCCTCCATCTCTGCCAAAGATGTTTGTACTTGCTCTATAAGCCTTTCAATATCTTGGGCTTCATAAGCGTGAGTGGCTTCAAAATCTATGATTTGGTCGCATATAAAAGATGTCATTGCTCTGCCTCTTTCTCTTCAACTTTCTCAAAAGTGCCATCTGCGCGTCGCCGCCAGCCATCCACAATTCCATCATCTTCAGGATTTCGAGGTTTTGACGGATCACGCCAATCATAATTAGTAACTTGCTCAGTTGGCTGTGTCTGTTTAGGGGGTATTTTGTCCTGGTTAGATTCGCTTTCAGTCATTCTCTTTTGCTTTTTAATAGCAACTTTAGGCTAATAATCATCTATAAAGTTGCTCCCATTGGGTTTTGCTTTACCTTTACTGCTATATGTTTAGTTTGCTATTGTGCAATCTAATCTCTGTTAGGCTGCACCTCTATTATCAATGACAACCATGTGAGCTTGAGATTTAGTAGATTTTGGCACATCACTTTTTCTAGTTACTTGCTCTGAAGCAGTAGATAGCACTATTTCATCGGATGAGTTGCGAGTTTTGTCATCAACATTATCTGGCTGCCATTCCAAAATATCTCCAGGCTGACATTCTAAGACTTCACAAAATCTGCCCAAAGCATCAAATGTAATTGATGCTGCTCTACCTTGTTCAATTTTCTGAATATTTTGAAGGCTGTAACCAGTTTTCCTAGCTAGTTCATTTTGAGATAAGCCTTTAGCTTCTCTCGTCTTTTTCAGTTTTACAAGCACAGGCATTTCCTAATTCTTACTCCTTACAGTAGCACTACTTTCAGTTGGTTATCTTTGGTGTGTATACCCATAAATAATATAAATGTTTACTAAGAATAGCATTACTAATGGTAATACAAAAGCCAGCTAAAGCCTATTGTTGACT contains:
- a CDS encoding helix-turn-helix transcriptional regulator — its product is MPVLVKLKKTREAKGLSQNELARKTGYSLQNIQKIEQGRAASITFDALGRFCEVLECQPGDILEWQPDNVDDKTRNSSDEIVLSTASEQVTRKSDVPKSTKSQAHMVVIDNRGAA